One window of the Candidatus Eisenbacteria bacterium genome contains the following:
- a CDS encoding multicopper oxidase domain-containing protein, whose protein sequence is MTSRARAGLLVLLIAAAAAAAFLLGPSRLIAQRPVPDPPSYDAGPLAQAARDHAIRALTEFDHGKVTKLRDGTSLREYVIEARHVEVEVAPGVRFPAWTFNGAIPGPSIRCTEGDSIRITFTNKGSMPHSMHFHGIHRSNMDGVFEQIVPGGTFLYEFRAEPFGLHLYHCHTMPVKMHLMRGLYGVFLIDPKTPRPPAREMVMVMNGFDTDLNGEDNEFYTVNGYANVFFRDHPIPVKQGELQRLYLVNMTELDLVNSMHTHATFFHVYPTGTSLTPSLYTDVITMGQAERAILEFTYPYPGRYLFHAHQNEFAELGWLGQFDVKSDEPRSANLP, encoded by the coding sequence ATGACTTCGCGAGCCCGCGCCGGGCTCCTCGTCCTCCTGATCGCGGCCGCCGCGGCGGCCGCCTTCCTCCTGGGGCCCTCGCGCCTCATCGCGCAGCGTCCCGTGCCGGACCCGCCGTCGTACGACGCCGGGCCCCTGGCCCAGGCGGCGCGCGACCACGCGATCCGCGCCCTCACCGAGTTCGACCACGGGAAGGTCACGAAGCTCCGGGACGGCACGAGCCTTCGCGAGTACGTGATCGAGGCGCGGCACGTCGAGGTGGAGGTCGCTCCCGGCGTGCGCTTCCCCGCGTGGACCTTCAACGGTGCGATCCCCGGCCCGTCCATCCGCTGCACGGAAGGGGACTCCATCCGGATCACGTTCACGAACAAGGGCTCCATGCCGCACTCGATGCACTTCCACGGCATCCACCGTTCGAACATGGACGGGGTCTTCGAGCAGATCGTGCCGGGCGGGACGTTCCTCTACGAGTTCCGCGCGGAGCCCTTCGGGCTCCACCTCTACCACTGCCACACGATGCCCGTGAAGATGCACCTGATGCGCGGGCTCTACGGGGTCTTCCTGATCGATCCCAAGACGCCGCGCCCTCCGGCCCGCGAGATGGTCATGGTGATGAACGGCTTCGACACCGACCTGAACGGCGAGGACAACGAGTTCTACACGGTGAACGGGTACGCGAACGTGTTCTTTCGCGACCACCCGATTCCCGTGAAGCAGGGCGAGCTGCAGCGGCTCTATCTCGTGAACATGACCGAGCTGGACCTGGTGAACTCGATGCACACGCACGCCACCTTCTTCCACGTGTATCCCACCGGCACGTCCCTCACGCCGAGCCTCTACACCGACGTGATCACGATGGGCCAGGCGGAACGGGCCATTCTCGAGTTCACCTACCCGTATCCCGGGCGCTACCTGTTCCACGCGCACCAGAACGAGTTCGCGGAGCTGGGCTGGCTGGGCCAGTTCGACGTGAAATCCGATGAGCCCCGAAGCGCCAACCTCCCCTAG
- a CDS encoding cupredoxin domain-containing protein codes for MKRVLIPLVLVVALAGAALAFVGRERDASSGPVRTVVMSMKEYAFNESNPTLAFRPGERVRFVVVNDEDTPVKHNFRIVGMDVPCERELLPGERREVTVTIPRSGEFAYTCCTHPGMGGKLVVAGR; via the coding sequence ATGAAACGCGTTCTGATCCCTCTGGTCCTCGTGGTCGCCCTCGCGGGCGCGGCCCTGGCCTTCGTCGGCCGGGAGCGCGACGCCTCGTCGGGCCCCGTCCGGACCGTCGTCATGAGCATGAAGGAGTACGCCTTCAACGAGTCGAACCCCACCCTGGCCTTCCGGCCGGGAGAGCGGGTGCGCTTCGTCGTCGTGAACGACGAGGACACCCCGGTGAAGCACAACTTCCGCATCGTCGGGATGGACGTCCCGTGCGAGCGGGAGCTCCTCCCGGGGGAGCGGCGCGAGGTGACCGTCACGATCCCCCGCTCCGGAGAGTTCGCCTACACCTGCTGCACGCATCCGGGAATGGGCGGCAAGCTCGTGGTCGCGGGCCGGTAA